A single region of the Bacteroides luhongzhouii genome encodes:
- a CDS encoding glycoside hydrolase family 10 protein yields the protein MKKDLYLFILLLFVSIQVFCQDTTEGIRGVWVPAPRFTPVLHTYQGMKDFVKTLDELNMNSIFLVSYAETKTIYKSDVLMHYSTYKTPEEGYLLSGYSKQYQSPTNDPVRDLIDEAHKHDIKVFFWFEYGFMGEGHPISLDNPLLAKNPHWLGIDNQQHPANYNHHDYYFNAYNPAVQNFLIELIEEALTLYPDLDGIQGDDRLPAMPRNSGYDTYTVSLYQSQHQGKNPPTDYNNSEWVRWRLNILNTFAKRLYKRIKAKSPNVMISFAPNPYPWCEENLMQEWPRWCKEKVCDLLAVQCYRYNIEAYRATVSEVLKYIHQNNPNQLFAPGMILMEGSSSKMSPELLREQLRVNRELGINSEIYFYNKGIDNPSVREVLKQTYSQKIKFPEN from the coding sequence ATGAAAAAGGATTTATATTTGTTTATTTTATTACTATTTGTTAGTATACAAGTTTTTTGTCAAGATACGACTGAAGGAATCCGGGGAGTCTGGGTGCCTGCTCCCCGTTTTACCCCTGTATTACATACCTACCAGGGAATGAAAGATTTTGTAAAGACATTGGATGAGTTGAATATGAACTCCATATTCCTTGTATCTTATGCGGAAACTAAAACAATATATAAGAGTGATGTATTGATGCATTATTCTACTTATAAGACACCAGAAGAAGGCTATCTGCTAAGCGGATATTCTAAACAATATCAAAGTCCAACCAATGATCCGGTACGTGATTTGATTGATGAGGCTCATAAACACGATATAAAAGTATTTTTCTGGTTCGAATATGGTTTTATGGGAGAGGGACATCCGATATCACTCGATAATCCTTTATTAGCAAAGAATCCTCACTGGTTAGGAATAGACAATCAACAACACCCCGCCAATTACAATCACCACGATTATTACTTCAATGCCTATAATCCTGCTGTACAGAACTTCTTAATAGAACTAATAGAAGAGGCATTGACGCTTTATCCTGATTTAGATGGTATTCAAGGTGATGACCGCTTACCTGCTATGCCTCGAAATTCTGGATATGATACTTATACAGTCTCCCTCTATCAATCACAACATCAAGGGAAAAATCCTCCTACAGATTATAATAATTCGGAATGGGTACGTTGGCGTTTGAATATTTTAAATACCTTTGCAAAACGATTATATAAAAGGATTAAAGCAAAGAGCCCGAATGTAATGATTAGTTTCGCTCCCAATCCTTATCCCTGGTGTGAAGAAAATCTGATGCAGGAATGGCCTCGTTGGTGTAAAGAGAAAGTTTGTGATTTGTTGGCTGTTCAGTGTTATCGTTATAATATTGAAGCGTATCGTGCTACGGTTTCAGAAGTATTGAAATATATACATCAGAATAATCCAAACCAATTATTTGCACCTGGTATGATTCTGATGGAAGGGAGTAGTTCCAAAATGTCACCAGAACTGTTACGGGAACAACTTCGTGTTAACCGAGAGTTGGGGATTAATAGCGAGATTTATTTTTATAATAAGGGGATTGATAATCCTTCTGTTAGAGAGGTCTTGAAACAGACATATTCTCAGAAGATTAAATTCCCAGAAAATTAA
- a CDS encoding DUF5009 domain-containing protein, producing MTDSLTIRRASSLDALRGIAIFGMILSGTIASGMLPAWMYHAQVGPRSQFTFDPSIYGITWVDLVFPFFLFAMGAAFPFSIGRKLEKGVSCMHLSLKALLRGIRLTFFAIFIQHMYPWIINDPEDMKSWGISLFSFILMFPIYMRFSGKYPQWLRITIEYVSYGIGILMLLLVPYANERSFSLYFSNIIILVLANMAIFGSIIYIFTWRKKCYRIAILPFIMGILLSSNTEGSWAQDIMQYSPIPWMYNFYYLKYLFIVIPGSIAGEYLKEWLSIHPQTPSIISKRLPLILLISISVIIINVYCLYTRQLLLNLIISIILLFTLYILLRKKADHNFIYWRKLFVIGAYLIMLGLCFEAFEGGIRKDHSTFSYYFLTSGLAFMAMIALSIICDIYRYKIITRPFEMVGQNPMIAYVAPQLVITPIIGLLGLNVFLNIFNQNAYLGFIKGLMITALSIGIASFFTYKKYFWRT from the coding sequence ATGACTGATTCTTTAACTATACGTAGGGCATCTTCATTAGATGCCTTACGTGGCATTGCCATTTTCGGAATGATTTTATCTGGAACTATAGCTTCAGGTATGCTTCCTGCATGGATGTATCATGCCCAAGTAGGTCCTAGATCTCAATTTACCTTTGATCCATCCATTTATGGTATTACATGGGTAGATTTAGTTTTTCCTTTTTTTTTATTTGCTATGGGAGCAGCTTTTCCATTCTCTATTGGACGGAAACTAGAAAAAGGAGTATCATGTATGCATTTATCACTTAAGGCTTTATTGAGAGGAATAAGATTAACCTTTTTTGCTATTTTTATTCAACATATGTATCCATGGATAATTAACGATCCGGAAGATATGAAGTCATGGGGAATTAGTTTATTTTCTTTTATATTGATGTTTCCTATATATATGAGATTCTCTGGAAAATATCCACAATGGCTACGAATAACAATAGAATACGTATCTTATGGAATAGGCATTTTAATGTTGCTTCTGGTTCCTTACGCCAATGAACGTTCTTTTTCTTTATATTTTAGTAATATTATCATATTAGTATTAGCCAACATGGCCATTTTTGGATCAATTATATATATTTTCACTTGGCGTAAAAAATGTTATCGAATAGCAATACTTCCTTTTATTATGGGAATTTTATTAAGTAGTAATACGGAAGGTTCGTGGGCTCAAGATATTATGCAATATTCACCAATTCCTTGGATGTATAATTTTTATTACTTAAAATATTTGTTTATTGTTATTCCGGGTAGTATTGCTGGTGAATATCTAAAAGAATGGCTTTCTATACATCCTCAGACTCCTTCTATTATATCCAAGCGATTACCATTAATTCTTCTGATATCTATTTCTGTTATTATAATTAATGTATATTGTTTATATACAAGACAATTGTTATTGAATTTAATAATCTCTATCATTCTGCTTTTTACATTATATATTCTTTTAAGAAAAAAAGCTGATCATAATTTTATTTATTGGAGAAAACTATTTGTTATAGGGGCTTATCTAATAATGCTAGGATTATGTTTTGAAGCTTTTGAAGGTGGAATCCGTAAAGATCATTCAACATTTAGTTATTATTTTCTGACATCTGGACTTGCGTTTATGGCAATGATCGCACTTTCTATAATCTGCGATATTTATCGTTATAAAATAATAACCAGACCATTTGAAATGGTGGGACAAAACCCCATGATTGCTTATGTTGCTCCCCAATTAGTTATAACACCAATTATTGGTTTGCTAGGATTAAATGTCTTTTTGAATATATTCAATCAAAATGCTTATCTTGGTTTTATTAAAGGATTAATGATTACTGCATTGTCAATAGGTATAGCGTCATTCTTTACTTATAAAAAATATTTTTGGAGGACATAA